The DNA sequence TGGTATCCAGTTGAACTTTGAGATTTTCTTCAACGAAAAGGTACTCCTTAAGGCTGTCTATTTAGATTACAAGGAACCTCATGGGTTTGGTGAAAATTGGACTCAAAGAGCTCAAATTTTCAGTGCCAAGATGATGGAAGACGACCTGTTGCTAAGTGATCTACAAACTGTAGTTGATCAACTTAAAAATAGCGTCAAATTACCAGAGCTACCGCAAATATTCGAAGAAAAATCTATATTACAGGTTACTATCGGAGGGTTCATACCTGGTGAAAGATTGCCCGATGGCTGGGAGGGGATCACGTTATCAAACTGGACTCTAGTTATCGAATTCGACGAGAATGAGTGTGTAGAAATCCCATTGACCCTTGATCCACATTGTAAATCTGAAAAGAGACCAACTGAATGGAAATATGTGGGGTTTGTAAATGCCTAGCAAGCGACTGTGATCCCAAGCCAACCCCTACAGACTAAGAATTTAAGCTTCTTGCCATAGGCAATCATCCCAAACCATGGCATTGAGAATCGTCACCATCTTGCGCATGCAAGCAGTCAGCGCTACCTTCTTGTGGTTACCGGCGCTGACCAGAGAATGGTAAAACTGCGTCAAAGTATGCATCAAAGGGGTCAGAGTCTTTGATTTTTCCTATAACATTGCTCACTCGTCCAAATTTTGGTGTCCCCCTCCTCGGGGCGTTTAGTCTATTGATTCTGGCTTCTTGCTGACCTCCCAATCAGCAACAGCACCAGCCTAAACCGGGAAGAAACGAGGAACTGCCCTATGTCCACTACCGGAGAAAAACCAGGTAAAGGCACCTACATCTGTAACAAGTGTGGAAACAAGGTGACGCTTGACGACCGTGACGACACACTACCCCCATGCTCCAAATGCCACGGCACTGAATACACTCCATAGAGGTATATCACTGTTTTCACCACCCAATGGGTAAACTTACCACTCCAAAGCAGCCCATCGCTGTAAGCGCTGGCCTCAGAGGAGCCCGAGCTTGCGGCGGTGGCAATTGGAGGCAACAGGCTAGAGGGAGCCAACAATGGAAGTGAGACAGGTTGAGCTCGCAGAAATAGAAGGTCTACTGGCACTGATCGACGAATATGACAGACCCATATCCTCACGCCCAAGCCAGGGGCGCATCAGAGATATCTACACGGCTATAAGAAGATCTGGAGGTTGCATCGTGGGTGCCTTCACCGAAGAGGGCAATTTGCTGGGCACATGCACACTGAACGTCTGCCCAAACCTTAGCTGGTCCGGCCGCCCCTACGCCATAATAGAAAATGTTATTGTCGCCGCGAATTACCGCAACCAAGGCATTGGAAAGCAAATTCTCAGTTATGCGAAAGCCTGCGCCTAGCAAGCGGGTTGCTACAATGCGGTTCTTATGACCGGATCCGTAGATCCAACGGTTCGTAGTTTCTATGAGTCAGCTGGCTTTTCACCAAGTAAGCAGGGGTTTCAGGTGAGACTCAACTCCTGAGAGCTTAAAACAATTGGGCGAGGATAGGGAACGATCGTAGCATACCGATTTCTCTCCCACGCCAAGCGTGATATAAAAGTTGGAGTCCATGGATAAAGCCTGCCCGGTAGTATTACGAAACCGAGAAAACCAGCTGGAAATCCTCGCCTTTAGACATCCTCTGGCTGGAACTCAACTGGTCAAGGGCACCATTGAACCGGGCGAGGCCAGTTTCGCCGCGTCACAGCGGGAGCTGTTTGAGGAGGCTGGCATAACCTTAAAAGCCAAAGATCAACTGCTCAAGTGGCAGAGGCGTCCTGATGAGCCTATATGGGATATCTGGGTGATGGAGCCAGGGGATCACCTGCCTGACTGCTGGGATCATTATTGCGAAGATGACGGCGGTCGCTTATTTCATTACTTTTGGCACCCGTTATCGCTATCAACGGACTCAGAATGGCATCCGGTCTTTGTCGATGCCCTCACCGCCATTCGGGAAACCATAGTTAATACGCAACACTGGCGAGTCAAATAAAACGACCAACCCGGTGAGATAGCAGCTATAGATTTGCGTGATAGGCATCACAAACAGTAGGAATCATGAAGGATACCCGACATTTTTACTTATTGACAAACAACACGGATTTATTTAGCTTTTGAACGCTCGGACATCCCGCCTTAACCATCCAAGGATTGACCGATCCAGTCACCATCCTGAGCTCTTTGAGATTACTCGTTCGTACTCTGCTATTGAGTATAAGAAATGGCAGCGACTCAGATTGAACCTTACATCGAAAACAAGGAACGACAGAATGGAAGAAATTGATTTTCTTAGTCTGACACCAATAAATCAAGAAGAATCGATTTTGACGACCTCCCAGGGAGCAGATTCCGTCAATATTAAAGGTTCGGTTCTGGAAAAGCAGTTTTCCCTTCCCAATGGCTTTCACCTTGTCCTGACGACGGAAAATTCACCGTACGATGAGGCGCTTTACGCCACATTGATCGACCAGCATTTTGAGGTAGCAGATCAAGTCGAAATTTCCAGCGCACTGACGCCAGGAATACTTGAAGATGCAGAAGTTCAGAGTGAAGATCGCTTAAAGTTTTGGTTTAACAAAGCAGAACCGTACATCCTCACTTTTGACCCCAAGGGTTTCATAATCCCGAGACCAAGTGATAAGGGTAGCAGGCCCTTTAGGACAGTTTTCAAGAAGAAGTACTTGCACATTCACTAAGGAGAGCCCCAATGACGGACGAACATCAGAGATTTACGAACAGTACTGTAGATAGCGCCATCCAGGAAATGGAGGTCCAGGCTGTCAATTTCGCGTACCGTTTCATTAAGGACGCACATGTTCGCGCTGAGTACATGCGATCTACAAAGGAGATGGCCAATCAGATCAGAGTACTTTACAAGCAAGGTGAACTGACTGCACAGCAGGCTGCGGAAAGCGCGAACCGTATGCGCAATGAGATAATGGAGTTTGCCCGAGTTCGTTGCAGCGATGTGGGACGAGCCAAGGCCATCTCCCTCAAGACAAAGGGACTGGATCTGGACGGCTTACTCAAAAAGTATGCAAAAGCACTCTATGGTAAAAGCTTCAACCAACTTACCCCGGACGAAGCAAACCGAATCTACTTGGAAGTTGTTGATGCCGCATGACGATCTCGCCCAAGCGTAAACGTTAAGACTGCAAGGTTGGCTAACGCCGGAAAGGCGCTTTGGGTTCTATCGGCTTGTGTTGCCATCTACAACGTCAGTGTCGCCAACAACAAAGTGAAGGCTGCCGGAAGGGAAGCCGCCACCATCGGAGGTGGGTTTGGCGGTGGCGCTGCCGGCGGAGCAGTTGCCGGAATATGGTTTGGACCCATTGGTGTCACAATTGGCGTTATTGTAGGCGGCACCCTGGGCGCCATTATGGCTGACCAAGTTTACGTGGAAGCAACTGGCGCCGATGGAGGATTCGCCAAGCAATTTATAGCCAAGTACACCAACCTTATAAGCACTGATGAAAGCGCTTTGGCAGACGCATTGATCACCGAGTGCCGCTATGAAATGGGCAAGGTGCTTAATGTATTTGTTGAACTCCAGGACAAGTACTCTACGGATTCTGACGACGTCGCCCTTCTTTACGTCGAAAAAATGAAAGCTTTGCCCTCCAGCCCAACTAAGCTTGCTTTCCAGAAAAATGGTTCATTGAAGCAGTATTTGGTTCAGCTATTGGAGTCCGGCTGGACATCGTCACGAGAGCGAGCCGCCATTAATTATCTGAAAGCATAGCCCTCCCCGGTCAGGCTGGTCGACAGACCCCACCCAACGACGTTGTCGCGGGTAGGGTCTAGCACGCACCTCGCTCTCGAGTCTCTTTAGTACTCTTTTTCGCATCTTGACATTTGTCACGTGACAGATTACATTCACTTATGATCAAAACGTTTGCCGACAAGCGTACCCAAGAACTGTACTCCAGGGGCAAAACCAAGAAGTTTCCCCCGGACGTGGCGCGAAGAGCCGCTCGTAAGCTCGAATACGTGCACTTGGCAGAGAGCCTTGATGACCTGAAAGTGCCTCCTGGCAATAGGCTCCACGCTCTTTCAGGCGACCGTCAGGGGCAGCACGCTATTTCGATCAATGCACAGTGGCGCATCTGCTTTCGTTTTGAGGATGGCGATGCTTACGACGTAGAAGTCTGCGACTACCATTGAAGTGAGGTGACAACTATGGCGATTCCCAATACTGAGGGTATTCAGCGCAAACCGACCCACCCTGGTGAGATGCTGAGGGAGGACTTTATTCCGGATTACGGTTTAAGCGTCGCTAAGCTCGCCGAGCTGCTGGGGGTCTCTCGCCAGTCGGTGAACGAGTTGCTGCGCGAGCGACGCTCGGTCAGCCCCGAAATGGCGCTGCGGCTTGGCCGCCTGTTTGGCAACTCTCCCGAGTTTTGGCTGAATGCACAGAGGGCGGTCGACCTGTGGGCGGCTTCTCAGTCCGCTAAAGATGAGGTGGCCCGAATCAAGCCATTAAGTGCCGCCTAGCGAAGCCATCAGCTTGGTCCCGTGACGTTAAGATAAATGACCTAAAACCAGGCTGATTGGCCTGGGCCTGCTGATTCACATGGCACTGGACGGAATAGACCGTCTCGTCTGAGCCCCAGGAACAAGGTTTCCCCCCTACATCGACCAGGCTTTCACCGGCTCGGACCGGCCAGAAAGAGGCGATTTTCACCAAAATTGGCTCCTGAGGGGCCAAAACTGGGCCGCTGGTCGAAAAATCGTCATTTTCAACGAGCAAAATTCCTCCCGTTCCTGTATATTCGCTGCCTATTT is a window from the Marinimicrobium koreense genome containing:
- a CDS encoding zinc ribbon-containing protein; the encoded protein is MSNSTSLNREETRNCPMSTTGEKPGKGTYICNKCGNKVTLDDRDDTLPPCSKCHGTEYTP
- a CDS encoding GNAT family N-acetyltransferase: MEVRQVELAEIEGLLALIDEYDRPISSRPSQGRIRDIYTAIRRSGGCIVGAFTEEGNLLGTCTLNVCPNLSWSGRPYAIIENVIVAANYRNQGIGKQILSYAKACA
- a CDS encoding NUDIX domain-containing protein, with amino-acid sequence MDKACPVVLRNRENQLEILAFRHPLAGTQLVKGTIEPGEASFAASQRELFEEAGITLKAKDQLLKWQRRPDEPIWDIWVMEPGDHLPDCWDHYCEDDGGRLFHYFWHPLSLSTDSEWHPVFVDALTAIRETIVNTQHWRVK
- a CDS encoding type II toxin-antitoxin system RelE/ParE family toxin, which codes for MIKTFADKRTQELYSRGKTKKFPPDVARRAARKLEYVHLAESLDDLKVPPGNRLHALSGDRQGQHAISINAQWRICFRFEDGDAYDVEVCDYH
- a CDS encoding HigA family addiction module antitoxin; translated protein: MAIPNTEGIQRKPTHPGEMLREDFIPDYGLSVAKLAELLGVSRQSVNELLRERRSVSPEMALRLGRLFGNSPEFWLNAQRAVDLWAASQSAKDEVARIKPLSAA